Proteins encoded in a region of the Flammeovirga yaeyamensis genome:
- a CDS encoding sensor histidine kinase encodes MKNSQLNKFAIRFSIVFTIQLIYKGFDQSFDGFFPLTERAAAFTVVLTTIFLLGWYVAEWLNKPLKGLQTIYQLLINILIGFAIGVFANTIYRLGDTYIYDNGHLWADISFINPEFSFGITMFYSIIYITNLYMIRNLKLKEQEIINKELEKENAISQFQALKAQIEPHFLFNSLSVLSNLVHSDADLASQFIIKLSNTLRYIISQNQRTLIDLKTELDIVEDYFFLLKTRFNDAIQLDNQIDTEILKSTMVPPTSVQSLIENAVKHNKLSKKHPLVIKMEIKDADIVVSNTLNKKEHVENSTGLGLNNIKQRYQLVAQKTVKVEETKEFFTVYLPIINQSEYEHSNH; translated from the coding sequence ATGAAAAATTCTCAACTAAATAAATTTGCTATCCGATTCAGTATTGTATTCACAATACAATTGATCTACAAAGGTTTTGACCAAAGTTTCGATGGCTTTTTTCCTTTAACTGAAAGAGCGGCGGCATTTACTGTTGTCTTAACGACTATCTTTTTGTTGGGTTGGTATGTAGCAGAATGGCTCAATAAACCTTTGAAAGGTTTACAAACGATTTATCAATTACTAATCAATATTTTGATTGGATTTGCGATTGGTGTTTTTGCCAACACTATTTATCGTTTAGGTGATACTTATATCTATGATAATGGACATTTATGGGCTGATATTTCTTTCATCAACCCAGAGTTTTCTTTTGGAATAACAATGTTTTATTCCATCATTTATATCACAAATTTATATATGATAAGAAACCTCAAATTAAAGGAACAGGAGATTATTAATAAAGAGTTGGAAAAAGAAAATGCAATTTCTCAGTTCCAGGCATTAAAGGCACAAATTGAACCTCATTTTCTCTTTAATAGTTTAAGTGTTCTTTCTAATTTGGTACATTCTGATGCTGATTTGGCTTCTCAGTTCATTATCAAATTATCCAATACATTGAGGTACATTATCTCTCAAAATCAGAGGACATTAATCGATTTGAAAACCGAGCTGGACATTGTTGAAGATTACTTCTTCTTATTAAAAACAAGATTCAACGATGCCATACAATTGGATAATCAAATAGATACAGAGATATTAAAAAGTACAATGGTTCCGCCGACAAGTGTACAATCTTTAATAGAGAATGCTGTTAAACATAATAAGCTTTCTAAAAAACATCCGTTAGTTATTAAAATGGAAATTAAAGATGCTGATATAGTTGTGAGTAATACATTGAACAAAAAAGAACATGTCGAAAACTCTACTGGTTTGGGCTTGAATAACATCAAACAACGTTATCAACTAGTGGCTCAAAAAACTGTAAAAGTAGAGGAAACAAAGGAATTCTTCACCGTCTATTTACCAATAATAAATCAATCTGAATATGAACATTCTAATCATTGA
- a CDS encoding LytR/AlgR family response regulator transcription factor, with product MNILIIEDETLTADRLAGLIKEFDPELNIIGQVDSVESSIEWFENNKAPDLIFQDIELSDGNCFEIYDQVKVDVPIIFTTAYSEYALKSFQLNSIDYVLKPYDKKDIKRVLEKFLKYKNLFFTTEQEGLKKVASPSSQNYKSRFMISIGDQFKSIKTEEVSYIKYEEGLSFLHLFDSTSRFPVDKSISTLEDELDPTSFFRVNRKYIIHINSISKINTWFNSRLQIDIGTDDEIIVSRDRVKAFKEWLDQ from the coding sequence ATGAACATTCTAATCATTGAGGACGAAACACTCACTGCAGATCGATTAGCGGGGTTAATCAAAGAGTTTGATCCTGAACTGAATATTATTGGTCAGGTTGACTCCGTCGAAAGCAGTATCGAATGGTTCGAAAATAACAAGGCTCCCGATTTAATCTTCCAAGATATTGAGTTATCTGATGGCAACTGTTTCGAAATATATGATCAGGTAAAAGTGGATGTACCCATCATTTTTACAACTGCTTACAGTGAATATGCATTAAAATCGTTTCAATTAAATAGTATAGATTATGTTTTAAAACCCTATGATAAAAAAGACATTAAAAGGGTTTTAGAAAAGTTCTTGAAGTATAAAAATCTATTCTTCACCACAGAACAAGAAGGGCTTAAAAAAGTAGCATCTCCCAGCTCCCAAAATTATAAATCGAGGTTTATGATTTCTATCGGAGACCAGTTTAAGAGTATAAAAACGGAGGAAGTTTCTTATATAAAATATGAAGAGGGTCTTTCTTTCCTTCATCTATTTGATTCAACATCAAGGTTTCCGGTGGATAAAAGTATATCTACTTTGGAAGATGAATTGGATCCAACTTCTTTCTTTAGAGTGAATAGAAAATATATTATTCATATCAATAGTATATCAAAGATAAATACATGGTTTAATTCTAGGCTTCAAATTGATATTGGAACCGACGATGAAATTATTGTCAGTAGAGACCGTGTAAAAGCCTTTAAGGAGTGGCTTGATCAATAA
- a CDS encoding outer membrane beta-barrel protein, with product MKKLFIILAFVAFQFTAQAQDQLLNFGVKGSIGMSNFSFGTSGIDTDTRQSWEGGLMLRANIPVLPIYAQVEALYTNVGNTFTVGNQAPQELVTNRVEIPMILGAKIGLGDVSARVFGGIIAQKTVRDNLSEFSNEVELNDFGWGWQAGVGADFKKFTLDLKYQKGANIAAHGPSIESNQYLVSFGYFIW from the coding sequence ATGAAAAAGCTTTTTATTATCCTAGCATTTGTAGCCTTTCAGTTTACTGCTCAAGCACAAGATCAATTATTAAATTTTGGTGTAAAAGGAAGTATTGGCATGTCTAATTTTTCTTTTGGAACATCTGGTATTGATACCGACACGAGACAATCTTGGGAAGGTGGCCTAATGTTAAGAGCTAATATTCCTGTGCTACCAATTTATGCGCAAGTTGAAGCACTTTACACTAATGTTGGAAATACATTTACGGTAGGAAATCAAGCACCACAAGAATTGGTAACTAACAGAGTGGAAATTCCTATGATTTTAGGTGCTAAGATTGGTTTAGGTGATGTTAGTGCTCGTGTATTTGGTGGTATTATCGCTCAAAAAACAGTACGTGATAACCTATCTGAATTTAGTAATGAAGTCGAATTAAACGATTTCGGATGGGGATGGCAAGCAGGTGTTGGTGCCGATTTCAAAAAGTTTACTTTGGATCTGAAATATCAGAAAGGAGCCAACATAGCAGCTCATGGTCCAAGTATTGAGAGTAATCAATATTTAGTAAGCTTTGGTTATTTCATCTGGTAA
- a CDS encoding class I SAM-dependent methyltransferase produces the protein MIKSTTAEIKERFDKDVERFSNLDTGQVSTIDAKVSLELITEASKRIVPQAKHVLDIGCGAGNYTLMMLSKVSDLNCTLVDLSLPMLKKAVERVREHTTGTIDMKQGDIREVDLPKEQFDIILAGAVLHHLRDDEDWETTFTKIYSLLKPGGVFMVSDLITQDDPRLDEYTWALYKEYLTEVGGEEYAQNVLDYIEKEDSPRSMTYQLELMKKIGFSKVEILHKNMCFGAFGGIK, from the coding sequence ATGATTAAATCAACAACTGCAGAAATCAAAGAACGATTTGATAAGGATGTCGAGCGTTTTTCCAATTTAGATACGGGGCAAGTATCTACAATTGACGCCAAAGTTTCCTTAGAACTGATCACAGAGGCCTCTAAACGTATAGTACCTCAAGCTAAACATGTATTAGATATTGGCTGTGGTGCGGGGAATTATACATTAATGATGCTTTCGAAAGTTTCCGATCTAAACTGTACACTTGTTGATTTAAGTCTACCGATGTTGAAAAAAGCAGTGGAGAGAGTAAGAGAACATACCACCGGAACAATCGATATGAAGCAAGGAGATATTCGTGAGGTAGATCTACCAAAGGAACAATTCGATATCATTTTAGCTGGAGCAGTATTACATCATTTAAGGGATGATGAAGATTGGGAAACAACTTTTACTAAAATATATTCTTTGCTTAAACCAGGTGGAGTATTTATGGTATCCGATTTAATTACTCAAGACGACCCTAGGTTAGATGAATATACATGGGCTTTATACAAAGAATATCTAACTGAAGTAGGAGGAGAGGAATATGCTCAAAATGTCTTGGACTATATCGAAAAAGAAGATTCTCCTAGATCAATGACCTATCAATTGGAATTGATGAAAAAAATAGGTTTTTCTAAGGTTGAAATCCTGCATAAAAACATGTGTTTTGGTGCATTTGGAGGGATAAAATAA
- the lgt gene encoding prolipoprotein diacylglyceryl transferase codes for MLNFITWNPDPEIFNLFGLSLRYYGLLFMLGIYFSSLVLGKIFEKENLPKENYEKLVTYSVIGIFVGARLGHCLFYEPSYFLDHPIEMILPIKFLPEGGFEVTGYRGLASHGGALGLIIALFVYSKKAKHQFLDILDLLAVVCGLGCGFIRLANLMNSEIIGIPTDLPWAFIFQRIDALPRHPAQLYEAISLFIIFGIMMFLYKNYRSKLKNGFFCGLVLSLIFTARFFIEFIKENQVGFEDGLTFNMGQLLSIPYVLVGIALMTYGWKTTKSKNAVLTPAL; via the coding sequence ATGCTAAATTTTATTACCTGGAATCCTGATCCAGAAATTTTTAACCTATTTGGACTTTCATTAAGATATTATGGCCTCTTATTTATGCTCGGAATTTATTTCAGCTCATTGGTATTAGGGAAAATTTTTGAAAAGGAAAATCTGCCAAAAGAGAACTATGAAAAGTTAGTCACTTATAGTGTAATAGGAATATTTGTGGGTGCACGTTTAGGACACTGTTTGTTCTATGAACCTTCCTATTTTTTGGATCATCCAATAGAAATGATCTTACCTATTAAATTTCTTCCTGAAGGAGGATTTGAAGTGACAGGTTACCGTGGTTTAGCAAGTCATGGTGGAGCTTTGGGATTAATTATCGCACTGTTTGTGTATTCTAAAAAGGCAAAACATCAATTTTTAGATATACTAGATTTGTTAGCCGTAGTATGTGGGTTAGGTTGTGGATTTATCCGATTGGCCAACTTGATGAACTCAGAAATTATAGGTATTCCAACCGATCTTCCTTGGGCCTTTATTTTTCAGAGAATAGATGCATTGCCTAGGCATCCGGCACAATTATACGAAGCGATTTCATTGTTTATCATTTTTGGAATAATGATGTTCCTCTACAAAAACTACCGATCGAAATTAAAGAACGGCTTCTTTTGTGGCTTAGTACTCTCTCTAATATTTACCGCCCGATTCTTTATAGAATTTATCAAGGAGAATCAAGTAGGCTTTGAAGACGGACTTACATTCAACATGGGACAATTATTAAGTATTCCTTATGTGCTTGTAGGTATTGCTTTAATGACTTACGGATGGAAAACCACTAAATCAAAAAATGCAGTATTAACTCCTGCATTATAA
- a CDS encoding chromate transporter, with amino-acid sequence MMEAFSIEALKVYIDLYFTFLKIGFFSFGGGLAMVPLFVVEFQKNGWMEPEQFYNVLSLAQMTPGAIAVNSATFVGNEAGMVVGGRLGAFIGGLFATAGLATPSVVCIVALSEILRKMKQNKWKQAFFFGIKPVTIALIFFAGWKIAESTFFGDSFTDIHYASIVLFVIVGIVLKFFDKKVHPIALIALSALVGIVIF; translated from the coding sequence ATGATGGAAGCATTCTCAATAGAAGCCTTAAAGGTATATATCGATTTATACTTCACATTTCTAAAGATTGGGTTCTTTAGTTTCGGTGGAGGTTTGGCCATGGTCCCCTTATTTGTGGTAGAATTCCAAAAGAATGGATGGATGGAGCCAGAACAGTTTTATAATGTGTTATCCTTAGCACAAATGACTCCAGGTGCTATAGCTGTTAACTCGGCTACATTTGTAGGAAACGAAGCAGGAATGGTTGTAGGAGGGAGATTAGGAGCATTTATAGGAGGTCTATTTGCCACTGCCGGTTTAGCCACACCTTCCGTTGTATGTATTGTTGCCTTATCTGAAATTCTAAGAAAAATGAAACAGAATAAATGGAAGCAAGCATTTTTCTTCGGAATTAAACCGGTAACCATCGCGCTGATTTTCTTTGCAGGATGGAAAATTGCTGAAAGCACCTTCTTTGGTGATTCATTCACTGACATTCATTATGCCTCAATCGTTCTGTTTGTGATTGTAGGTATTGTTCTCAAATTCTTTGATAAAAAAGTACATCCTATTGCATTAATTGCATTGAGTGCCCTCGTAGGAATCGTAATATTTTAG
- a CDS encoding chromate transporter produces MIYLELFFSFFKVGMFTFGGGYAMVPLLEKELIDKKKWLTNDELLEIMSIAQMTPGTIAINAATFVGYREKGLLGGIMTTIGVMAPSYLVITIIYHLFNTSFEHPIAQKAFLGARACIVALIGHSVWKMFKGSITEKFGLSIFLGASILLFVFNIHPILLIILGAVTGILMLVTMPNQIKKLLK; encoded by the coding sequence ATGATATACTTAGAATTATTTTTCAGCTTTTTCAAAGTAGGAATGTTCACCTTTGGAGGTGGATACGCTATGGTTCCTCTTTTAGAGAAAGAACTAATTGATAAAAAGAAATGGCTCACCAATGACGAATTATTGGAAATCATGTCCATTGCTCAAATGACTCCAGGAACCATTGCTATTAATGCGGCCACTTTTGTGGGCTATAGAGAGAAAGGTTTACTAGGAGGGATCATGACAACCATAGGTGTAATGGCACCTTCTTACTTAGTGATTACCATAATCTATCACCTTTTTAATACATCTTTCGAACATCCTATTGCTCAGAAAGCTTTCTTAGGTGCAAGAGCTTGTATTGTGGCATTAATTGGCCATTCAGTTTGGAAAATGTTTAAAGGTAGTATTACTGAAAAGTTTGGTTTATCCATCTTTTTAGGAGCAAGTATATTGTTATTTGTCTTCAATATCCACCCCATTTTATTAATCATACTTGGAGCAGTCACAGGCATTTTGATGCTAGTAACAATGCCTAATCAAATTAAAAAACTACTGAAATAA
- a CDS encoding M16 family metallopeptidase, whose translation MTYKSILASVLMSGALLLGGNSTQAQEKSELEYKTVPNDPLKTRIYTLDNGLKVYLSEYKDAPRIQTYIAVKAGGKNDPANATGLAHYLEHIMFKGTSHFGTLDWGTEKVYLDSIENMFEHYRTLTDPEERTAYYKKIDQVSNDASKYSIANEYDRMIGMIGAKGTNAYTSNDRTVYVNDIPANELERWLEIEGDRFREIVPRLFHTELEAVYEEKNRSLDNDQRKVFTAMFESMFPNHPYGTQTVIGTIDHLKNPSITEIKKYFNTYYRPNNVAICLSGDLDPDKTIALIQKYFGDWKPGDIPEFTYNEEKPITAPIEKEVFGPQTGMVFLGYRMPGLASDSRDLLKEQLCDMILANSAAGLIDLDLNQTQKVVNASSFVYPFNDYTVHCLYAIPRQDQTLEQAKDLLLAEMDKLKKGEFEDWLLEAIVNDFKKSEIKKLESNSARADAFVQAFTRDIKWENYIDDIEVMKTITKEEIVKFANERYKDNYVVVYKRVGEDPNKIQVDKPSITKVELNRGKTSKFFDNIASQKSAKLTPMFLDYEKDIQEGKLKRKVVVRYKQNVENDLFNLYYIIPVGKDTDPTLSQAVQYLEFLGTDKMSSPEIKQEFYKLGASFSVNSSADQVYVSLSGLTENMVASIRLFEDLLNNAKADEAALKNMIANEKKSREDTQKNKGAILFTGLMNYGLYGADNPVTNGLSNKELDLLTPEKLVNKIHQLTKMEHHILYYGPESLKSVVATLNKEHVVPKKLQAVPAEKEFMINDIDKPKVYWAHYDMVQAEVLFLAKGDVYDPQRIAAATLFNEYFGGSMNAIVFQEMREAQGLAYSVFSKYGVASEKNKHDYTLAYIGTQSDKLKEAMAGMMKLLENPPKNEQSFDAAKKAVLSKLESERITKSSVLFNYEAALKKGNDHDIRKDIYEAVQTLTIDDVMKFHDDFIKGKHYNICVVGDEEKLDMETLKSYGELKELSLNDIFGFDNEPRDAQ comes from the coding sequence ATGACTTACAAATCAATTTTAGCTTCTGTCTTGATGTCAGGTGCTTTGTTGCTTGGTGGTAATTCTACCCAAGCACAAGAAAAATCAGAACTCGAGTATAAAACGGTTCCCAACGACCCTCTAAAAACTAGAATTTATACTCTTGATAATGGTTTAAAAGTGTATCTATCGGAATACAAAGATGCCCCAAGAATCCAAACGTATATTGCTGTAAAAGCTGGCGGTAAAAACGATCCGGCTAACGCTACAGGACTTGCTCATTACTTGGAACATATTATGTTCAAAGGCACTTCACATTTTGGTACATTAGATTGGGGTACAGAAAAAGTGTACTTAGACAGTATCGAAAATATGTTCGAACACTACAGAACACTTACAGATCCTGAAGAAAGAACTGCCTACTATAAGAAAATTGACCAAGTATCGAATGATGCTTCTAAGTATTCAATTGCAAATGAATACGATAGAATGATCGGAATGATCGGTGCTAAAGGTACAAACGCTTACACTTCCAACGATAGAACTGTTTATGTAAACGACATCCCTGCCAACGAATTAGAAAGATGGTTGGAAATTGAAGGTGATCGTTTTAGAGAAATCGTTCCTCGTTTATTCCACACAGAGTTAGAGGCGGTTTACGAAGAGAAAAACAGATCTTTGGATAATGACCAAAGAAAAGTTTTCACTGCAATGTTTGAGTCTATGTTCCCTAACCATCCTTATGGAACACAAACAGTTATTGGTACGATCGACCACTTGAAGAATCCATCGATCACAGAAATCAAGAAATATTTCAATACATATTACCGTCCAAACAATGTTGCTATTTGTTTGAGTGGTGATTTGGATCCTGATAAAACAATCGCTTTGATCCAAAAGTATTTTGGTGATTGGAAGCCGGGTGATATTCCTGAGTTTACTTACAATGAAGAAAAGCCAATTACTGCTCCAATTGAAAAAGAAGTATTTGGACCTCAAACAGGAATGGTATTCCTAGGATATAGAATGCCTGGTTTAGCATCAGATTCTAGAGATCTTCTTAAAGAACAACTATGTGATATGATCTTGGCCAACAGTGCTGCAGGTTTAATCGATTTGGACTTGAATCAAACACAAAAAGTAGTGAATGCTTCAAGCTTCGTTTATCCGTTTAACGACTATACTGTACATTGTTTGTATGCTATCCCTAGACAAGATCAAACACTAGAACAAGCGAAAGATTTACTTTTAGCTGAAATGGATAAGCTGAAAAAAGGTGAATTCGAAGATTGGTTATTGGAAGCAATTGTCAATGATTTCAAGAAATCGGAAATCAAGAAATTAGAAAGTAATTCTGCTCGTGCTGATGCATTTGTACAAGCATTTACAAGAGATATCAAATGGGAAAACTACATTGATGACATCGAGGTGATGAAGACAATCACTAAAGAAGAAATCGTGAAGTTTGCTAATGAAAGATACAAAGACAATTATGTAGTTGTTTACAAAAGAGTTGGTGAAGACCCGAACAAAATTCAGGTAGATAAGCCATCAATTACTAAAGTAGAATTGAACAGAGGTAAAACGTCGAAATTCTTTGACAATATTGCTTCTCAAAAGTCTGCAAAATTAACTCCTATGTTCTTGGATTACGAAAAGGATATTCAAGAGGGTAAACTAAAGAGAAAAGTAGTTGTTCGTTACAAACAAAATGTAGAGAACGACTTATTTAACTTATACTACATTATTCCAGTTGGTAAAGACACTGATCCAACTTTAAGTCAGGCAGTACAATACTTAGAATTCTTAGGAACTGATAAAATGTCATCTCCTGAAATCAAACAAGAATTCTACAAATTGGGTGCAAGCTTTAGCGTAAACTCTTCTGCTGATCAGGTGTATGTTTCTTTGAGTGGATTGACAGAAAACATGGTTGCTTCTATCCGTCTTTTCGAGGATTTATTAAACAATGCAAAAGCGGATGAAGCTGCATTGAAAAATATGATTGCCAACGAAAAGAAAAGTAGAGAAGATACCCAAAAGAATAAAGGAGCAATTCTATTTACAGGTTTAATGAATTATGGCTTATATGGTGCTGATAACCCTGTAACTAATGGTTTATCAAATAAAGAGTTGGATCTACTAACTCCTGAAAAATTGGTAAACAAGATTCATCAGTTAACAAAAATGGAGCATCACATTTTATACTATGGTCCTGAATCATTAAAATCTGTAGTAGCAACTTTAAATAAAGAACATGTAGTTCCTAAGAAATTACAAGCTGTTCCTGCTGAGAAAGAATTTATGATTAACGATATCGACAAGCCAAAAGTATATTGGGCACATTACGATATGGTACAAGCAGAAGTTCTATTCTTAGCTAAAGGTGATGTTTATGACCCTCAAAGAATTGCTGCAGCAACACTTTTCAACGAGTATTTTGGAGGTAGTATGAACGCTATTGTATTCCAAGAAATGCGTGAAGCACAAGGTTTAGCTTATTCTGTTTTCAGTAAATATGGAGTTGCTTCTGAAAAGAACAAACACGATTACACTTTAGCATACATCGGAACTCAGTCGGATAAACTTAAAGAGGCAATGGCAGGTATGATGAAATTACTTGAAAATCCTCCGAAAAACGAACAATCATTTGATGCTGCTAAGAAAGCTGTATTAAGTAAGCTTGAAAGTGAAAGAATTACTAAATCAAGCGTGTTATTTAATTATGAAGCGGCCTTGAAAAAAGGAAATGATCATGATATCAGAAAAGATATTTATGAAGCAGTACAAACATTAACGATAGATGATGTGATGAAATTCCATGATGATTTTATCAAAGGAAAGCATTACAATATCTGTGTAGTGGGTGATGAAGAAAAACTAGATATGGAAACATTAAAGAGCTATGGCGAATTAAAAGAGCTATCTCTTAACGATATCTTCGGTTTTGACAATGAGCCAAGAGATGCTCAATAA
- a CDS encoding transglycosylase SLT domain-containing protein: MNSRIISILLLFFPLLSFASLENINAPIPSQFELMGSKVVITNGGMQKVMVKYNSLTRSEKHYNELLERCNSYFPYIERELLARGVPGEFKYLALQESLLDGNAISNAKPPAVGFWQFKDFTAEERGMKINRSLDERKNVVSASIGAADYLSKNYYYLGNWFYAMISYHDGLGGARSYIRNHKLNYYNHVTINENTHPYLIHYLAHYFAFKDKVGLDDGHFVMIEFPTNGYTLKEVSKFTGQSLDILAKNNTWLYGSYIPEDKVYSVMIESKPDEINQIVASLSPYAKPRKTRARKDIFKFYADSIQENYPFVLPIEKGVQGEKFELALVNGVKAVILHEDMTQKELSEAVGISKGKIRKYNYEGKDDVLIKDSHYYIAPLPLTIPESYHIMKDNETLTFIAVKYGISLKALKKLNDVRKEEDVKTGDKIYFN, from the coding sequence ATGAATTCAAGAATTATTTCTATACTTCTCTTATTTTTTCCTTTACTATCCTTTGCCTCTTTAGAAAACATTAATGCGCCTATTCCTTCTCAGTTTGAATTAATGGGATCAAAAGTGGTCATTACAAATGGAGGAATGCAAAAGGTAATGGTCAAGTACAATAGTTTAACTCGATCAGAAAAACATTACAATGAATTGCTCGAAAGATGTAATTCTTACTTCCCATATATTGAAAGAGAATTATTAGCAAGAGGAGTACCAGGGGAATTTAAATATCTTGCTTTACAAGAATCTTTATTGGATGGAAATGCAATTTCCAATGCAAAACCTCCTGCAGTTGGTTTCTGGCAGTTTAAAGATTTTACTGCTGAGGAAAGAGGCATGAAGATCAACCGTTCTTTGGATGAAAGAAAAAATGTAGTATCCGCCAGTATTGGTGCTGCTGATTACTTATCAAAGAATTATTATTATTTGGGGAACTGGTTCTATGCCATGATTTCTTATCATGATGGTTTAGGTGGGGCGAGAAGCTATATCAGAAACCATAAGCTTAACTATTACAATCATGTAACAATTAACGAGAATACTCATCCATATTTGATTCATTATTTAGCCCACTATTTTGCATTTAAAGACAAAGTTGGTTTGGATGATGGTCATTTCGTAATGATTGAATTCCCTACAAACGGATATACTTTAAAAGAGGTTTCTAAATTTACGGGGCAATCTCTAGACATATTGGCTAAAAATAACACTTGGTTGTATGGAAGTTACATCCCAGAAGATAAAGTTTATTCTGTAATGATCGAAAGTAAGCCTGATGAAATCAATCAGATTGTTGCAAGCTTATCGCCTTATGCTAAACCTCGAAAAACTAGAGCTAGAAAAGATATATTTAAATTTTATGCTGATTCTATTCAGGAAAACTATCCATTTGTTTTACCTATAGAAAAAGGTGTGCAAGGAGAGAAATTTGAATTGGCCTTAGTGAATGGAGTAAAAGCTGTCATTCTTCATGAGGACATGACACAAAAAGAATTATCAGAAGCTGTGGGTATTTCTAAAGGAAAGATTAGAAAATACAACTACGAAGGTAAAGATGATGTGCTCATCAAAGACTCACATTATTATATAGCTCCGCTTCCTCTAACTATTCCTGAATCTTATCATATTATGAAAGACAATGAGACTTTAACATTTATTGCCGTTAAGTATGGTATATCGCTTAAAGCGCTTAAAAAATTGAATGATGTAAGAAAGGAAGAGGATGTAAAAACTGGGGATAAGATTTATTTCAATTAA